A single genomic interval of Megalobrama amblycephala isolate DHTTF-2021 linkage group LG15, ASM1881202v1, whole genome shotgun sequence harbors:
- the mapk8ip1a gene encoding C-Jun-amino-terminal kinase-interacting protein 1a isoform X1, translating to MSLNEYEDDDLSEVTEITDENGITLSHLDLDPKDHMTQPTNGTPRSGWRRGVAELQTEMLHLDLIDAEGGIQEEEEEEEDERRPVDAVDDNHKEEQGAGPPVTQPQLKDFIPAVAMDTYRPKRPTTLNLFPQVPRTQDTINNNSFGEKERRKEKKTHSSSPHIKGDPAAKPEQVSQTDGDKVQARADTKPRGPASSTNKSSAFRSKQQDKLSESLNNPKVVEPLTQTVMREKSTEVTLIEGVLDIPIICKEKARYHTVNGYREQVQYPVENEGTCDQSVDKNKDYRISEGNATEEIHLTPVNGEQERPFLSQSSDSNRMSISSDTELPPLHYYPSAGCPNPSISEEDEVYPPTPPCRTVSLSDPGNASQRTETRKPKVAKEDTLKTVAVSTDASGLTYDSVKYTLVVDEHAKLELVSIKDCYKGYESDSDNTVYESAIDDDDEDQEVDDEEEESGARSMRRDTSCLSADSTTDTTSDVPRSRKFMNVFVNGRSRFSGAEFGFFSCVINGEEREQSHRAVFRFIPRHDDELDLEADDPLLVEVQAEDLWCEGYNMRTGSRGIFPAFYAVKVTKDELVKEVKGDWMDKFWVKFLGSVQVPYHKGNDVLCAAMQKIASNRRTTMQFSPPSPCILEINTRGVKIIVQDDCRTSGRGEKCFHFFQLKNISFCGCHPKNKKYFGLITKHPAYQRFACHVFFSEDTSTKLAESVGKAFQHFYKEHVEYSCPTEDIFLE from the exons ATGAGTCTGAATGAATACGAGGATGATGACCTGTCAGAAGTAACAGAAATCACAGATGAGAACGGAATCACTCTCAGCCACCTCGACCTCGACCCTAAA GATCACATGACCCAGCCGACCAATGGCACGCCGAGGAGCGGCTGGAGGAGGGGGGTGGCGGAGCTGCAGACGGAGATGCTTCACTTGGACCTGATTGATGCAGAGGGAGGAATCcaggaagaagaggaagaagaggaggacgAGAGGCGGCCGGTTGATGCAGTCGATGACAACCACAAGGAAGAGCAGGGCGCAGGGCCGCCTGTCACTCAGCCTCAGCTAAAGGATTTCATCCCTGCTGTCGCCATGGATACCTACCGGCCCAAGAGACCCACCACCCTGAATCTTTTCCCTCAAGTGCCAAGGACTCAG gacacaataaataacaattCCTTTGGTGAGAAAGAACGgaggaaagaaaagaaaacccaTTCTTCATCACCACACATTAAAG GAGATCCGGCGGCCAAACCTGAGCAGGTTAGCCAGACCGATGGGGACAAAGTTCAGGCCAGGGCTGACACCAAACCACGAGGCCCTGCCTCCTCTACGAATAAATCCTCAGCCTTTCGCAGCAAGCAGCAGGACAAGTTGTCAGAGTCTTTGAACAACCCCAAAGTGGTGGAGCCCCTCACACAGACAGTCATGAGGGAAAAATCCACGGAAGTGACCCTCATAGAGGGTGTCCTTGACATCCCGATCATTTGCAAGGAAAAAGCCCGGTATCACACCGTCAATGGCTATCGGGAACAAGTGCAGTATCCTGTGGAGAATGAAGGTACGTGTGACCAGTCGGTCGACAAAAACAAGGACTATCGCATTTCGGAAGGAAACGCCACAGAGGAGATCCACCTCACGCCGGTTAACGGTGAACAGGAGCGACCGTTTCTGTCCCAGAGCAGTGACAGCAATCGCATGTCCATTAGTTCAGACACGGAGCTTCCTCCCCTTCACTACTACCCATCGGCGGGTTGTCCAAACCCTTCCATTAGCGAGGAGGATGAGGTGTACCCACCCACGCCCCCATGCCGGACTGTCAGCCTCAGTGACCCAGGGAATGCTAGTCAGCGGACTGAAACCCGGAAGCCCAAAGTGGCAAAAGAGGACACCTTAAAGACGGTGGCGGTCAGCACGGATGCTTCGGGACTGACATATGACTCGGTTAAGTACACCCTGGTGGTGGATGAGCATGCTAAGCTCGAGCTAGTGAGCATCAAGGACTGTTACAAAGGTTACGAAAGTGACAGTGACAATACAGTCTACGAGTCTGCCATCGACGATGATGACGAGGATCAGGAAGTGGACGATGAGGAGGAAGAGTCTGGAGCCAGGAGCATGAGGAGAGATACTTCCTGTTTGTCTGCGGACTCCACCACAGACACAACCTCAGACGTGCCCCGTTCCCGCAAGTTCATGAACGTCTTTGTGAATGGACGGTCACGTTTCTCTG GGGCTGAGTTTGGATTCTTCTCCTGTGTTATTAATGGAGAGGAAAGAGAACAGAGCCACAGAGCAGTGTTCAG GTTTATCCCTCGCCACGATGATGAATTGGATTTGGAGGCGGATGACCCCTTACTGGTCGAGGTGCAGGCCGAGGATCTTTGGTGCGAGGGCTACAACATGCGCACTGGATCCAGAGGCATCTTTCCTGCATTCTACGCCGTCAAGGTGACAAAGGATGAACTGGTTAAAG AGGTCAAAGGTGACTGGATGGACAAATTCTGGGTGAAATTCCTTGGTTCTGTTCAAGTGCCGTATCACAAAGGGAACGATGTGCTTTGTGCCGCCATGCAGAAG ATAGCATCAAACAGAAGAACAACAATGCAGTTCAGCCCCCCTTCACCTTGTATTCTGGAAATCAACACAAGAGGAGTGAAAATCATTGTTCAGGATGACTGTCGGACGTCTGGAAGG GGTGAAAAGTGCTTTCACTTTTTTCAATTGAAAAACATCTCCTTCTGCGGATGCCATCCAAAGAATAAAAA GTATTTTGGACTAATAACGAAACATCCAGCATACCAGAGATTCGCTTGTCACGTGTTCTTCTCAGAAGATACAAGCACAAAACTGGCTGAATCTGTAGG GAAAGCTTTTCAGCATTTCTACAAAGAACATGTGGAATATTCCTGTCCGACAGAAGACATCTTCCTCGAATGA
- the cry2 gene encoding cryptochrome-2, with translation MGVNSVHWFRKGLRLHDNPALQEALNGADTVRCVYILDPWFAGSANVGINRWRFLLESLEDLDTSLRKLNSRLFVVRGQPTDVFPRVFKEWNVTRLTFEYDSEPYGKERDAAIIKMAHEYGVETVVRNTHTLYSPDRIIEMNNHSPPLTFKRFQAIVNRLELPRKPLPTITQEQMAKCRTQISDNHDERYGVPSLEELGFKTQGDGLHVWKGGETEALERLNKHLDRKAWVANFERPRISAQSLFASPAGLSPYLRFGCLSCRVFYYNLRELYIKLRRRSSPPLSLFGQLLWREFFYTAATNNPNFDRMEGNPICVQIPWDHNPEALAKWAEGRTGFPWIDAIMTQLRQEGWIHHLARHAVACFLTRGDLWISWESGMKVFEELLLDADWSVNAGSWMWLSCSAFFQQFFHCYCPVGFGRRTDPSGDYIRRYIPKLKDYPNRYIYEPWNAPESVQKAANCIVGVDYPKPMINHAESSRLNIERMKQVYQQLSHYRGLSLLASVPTIQEEAEPPMSDDSQASSSTAGQACTPTPAPSTPPSSEPSSPTAAAPGTHTQRKRGRPSELMSKQKSKVQHTNQAKGVEQKIDDKQ, from the exons GCAAAGGGCTGCGGCTTCATGATAATCCGGCTTTACAGGAAGCTCTGAATGGCGCGGATACTGTACGCTGTGTTTATATTTTGGACCCGTGGTTTGCAGGTTCTGCCAATGTGGGAATCAACAGATGGAG ATTTTTACTGGAATCTTTGGAGGATTTGGACACAagtttgaggaaactgaatTCAAGGCTTTTTGTGGTGCGGGGACAGCCAACAGATGTCTTTCCAAGAGTTTTCAAG GAGTGGAATGTCACACGTCTCACGTTTGAATACGACTCGGAGCCTTACGGGAAAGAAAGAGATGCAGCCATCATTAAAATGGCGCATGAATACGGTGTGGAAACCGTGGTACGAAACACTCACACGCTCTACAGTCCAGACAG GATCATAGAAATGAACAACCACAGCCCCCCTCTCACTTTCAAGAGATTTCAAGCCATTGTGAACCGACTTGAACTTCCCAGGAAACCGTTGCCGACCATCACTCAAGAGCAGATGGCAAAGTGTCGGACGCAGATCTCGGACAATCATGACGAACGCTACGGCGTGCCCTCTCTCGAGGAGCTGGGTTTTAAGACTCAGGGTGACGGCTTGCACGTATGGAAGGGTGGTGAGACAGAAGCCCTGGAAAGATTAAATAAACACTTAGACAGAAAG GCCTGGGTAGCAAATTTTGAGAGGCCTAGAATAAGTGCTCAATCACTATTCGCAAGCCCAGCTGGACTTAGTCCTTACCTACGATTCGGCTGTCTGTCATGTCGTGTTTTTTACTACAATCTGCGGGAACTTTATATAAAG CTGCGGAGACGCTCCAGTCCACCCCTCTCGCTCTTCGGGCAACTCCTGTGGCGAGAGTTTTTCTACACGGCGGCCACCAACAACCCCAACTTTGACCGTATGGAGGGAAACCCCATCTGCGTGCAGATTCCCTGGGATCACAACCCCGAGGCGCTGGCAAAGTGGGCAGAAGGTCGAACAGGGTTCCCTTGGATCGATGCCATCATGACCCAGCTAAGACAGGAGGGCTGGATCCACCACTTGGCCCGGCATGCCGTAGCCTGTTTCCTCACTCGAGGAGACCTGTGGATCAGCTGGGAAAGCGGAATGAAA gtGTTTGAGGAGTTGTTGTTGGATGCAGATTGGAGTGTGAACGCGGGCAGCTGGATGTGGCTCTCCTGCAGTGCGTTCTTTCAGCAGTTCTTTCATTGTTACTGTCCCGTAGGCTTTGGCCGCAGGACGGATCCGAGCGGAGACTACATCAG GAGGTACATCCCGAAGTTAAAAGACTATCCTAACCGCTACATCTACGAGCCATGGAACGCTCCAGAATCGGTGCAGAAAGCGGCCAACTGCATTGTGGGTGTGGACTATCCCAAACCTATGATCAATCATGCAGAGAGCAGCCGGCTTAACATCGAACGAATGAAGCAAGTTTACCAGCAGCTGTCGCACTACAGAGGCCTTA GTTTGCTCGCCTCAGTCCCTACGATCCAGGAAGAGGCGGAGCCTCCCATGTCAGATGACTCTCAGGCCAGCAGCAGCACTGCCG GTCAAGCCTGCACGCCCACCCCTGCACCATCAACACCGCCCAGCTCAGAGCCCTCCAGCCCGACAGCAGCTGCCCCCGGCACCCACACCCAGAGGAAGAGGGGTCGACCCTCTGAGCTCATGAGCAAACAGAAGTCAAAAGTCCAGCACACCAACCAAGCCAAAGGAGTCGAGCAGAAGATTGACGACAAGCAGTGA
- the mapk8ip1a gene encoding C-Jun-amino-terminal kinase-interacting protein 1a isoform X3, translating into MVLSLAMDSREDGDSWMEEQWEKWLTHDMSLNEYEDDDLSEVTEITDENGITLSHLDLDPKDHMTQPTNGTPRSGWRRGVAELQTEMLHLDLIDAEGGIQEEEEEEEDERRPVDAVDDNHKEEQGAGPPVTQPQLKDFIPAVAMDTYRPKRPTTLNLFPQVPRTQDTINNNSFGEKERRKEKKTHSSSPHIKGDPAAKPEQVSQTDGDKVQARADTKPRGPASSTNKSSAFRSKQQDKLSESLNNPKVVEPLTQTVMREKSTEVTLIEGVLDIPIICKEKARYHTVNGYREQVQYPVENEGTCDQSVDKNKDYRISEGNATEEIHLTPVNGEQERPFLSQSSDSNRMSISSDTELPPLHYYPSAGCPNPSISEEDEVYPPTPPCRTVSLSDPGNASQRTETRKPKVAKEDTLKTVAVSTDASGLTYDSVKYTLVVDEHAKLELVSIKDCYKGYESDSDNTVYESAIDDDDEDQEVDDEEEESGARSMRRDTSCLSADSTTDTTSDVPRSRKFMNVFVNGRSRFSGAEFGFFSCVINGEEREQSHRAVFRFIPRHDDELDLEADDPLLVEVQAEDLWCEGYNMRTGSRGIFPAFYAVKVTKDELVKEVKGDWMDKFWVKFLGSVQVPYHKGNDVLCAAMQKIASNRRTTMQFSPPSPCILEINTRGVKIIVQDDCRTSGRGEKCFHFFQLKNISFCGCHPKNKKYFGLITKHPAYQRFACHVFFSEDTSTKLAESVGKAFQHFYKEHVEYSCPTEDIFLE; encoded by the exons ATGGTGCTCAGCCTGGCCATGGACTCCAGAGAGGATGGGGACAGCTGGATGGAGGAACAGTGGGAGAAATG GTTAACTCATGACATGAGTCTGAATGAATACGAGGATGATGACCTGTCAGAAGTAACAGAAATCACAGATGAGAACGGAATCACTCTCAGCCACCTCGACCTCGACCCTAAA GATCACATGACCCAGCCGACCAATGGCACGCCGAGGAGCGGCTGGAGGAGGGGGGTGGCGGAGCTGCAGACGGAGATGCTTCACTTGGACCTGATTGATGCAGAGGGAGGAATCcaggaagaagaggaagaagaggaggacgAGAGGCGGCCGGTTGATGCAGTCGATGACAACCACAAGGAAGAGCAGGGCGCAGGGCCGCCTGTCACTCAGCCTCAGCTAAAGGATTTCATCCCTGCTGTCGCCATGGATACCTACCGGCCCAAGAGACCCACCACCCTGAATCTTTTCCCTCAAGTGCCAAGGACTCAG gacacaataaataacaattCCTTTGGTGAGAAAGAACGgaggaaagaaaagaaaacccaTTCTTCATCACCACACATTAAAG GAGATCCGGCGGCCAAACCTGAGCAGGTTAGCCAGACCGATGGGGACAAAGTTCAGGCCAGGGCTGACACCAAACCACGAGGCCCTGCCTCCTCTACGAATAAATCCTCAGCCTTTCGCAGCAAGCAGCAGGACAAGTTGTCAGAGTCTTTGAACAACCCCAAAGTGGTGGAGCCCCTCACACAGACAGTCATGAGGGAAAAATCCACGGAAGTGACCCTCATAGAGGGTGTCCTTGACATCCCGATCATTTGCAAGGAAAAAGCCCGGTATCACACCGTCAATGGCTATCGGGAACAAGTGCAGTATCCTGTGGAGAATGAAGGTACGTGTGACCAGTCGGTCGACAAAAACAAGGACTATCGCATTTCGGAAGGAAACGCCACAGAGGAGATCCACCTCACGCCGGTTAACGGTGAACAGGAGCGACCGTTTCTGTCCCAGAGCAGTGACAGCAATCGCATGTCCATTAGTTCAGACACGGAGCTTCCTCCCCTTCACTACTACCCATCGGCGGGTTGTCCAAACCCTTCCATTAGCGAGGAGGATGAGGTGTACCCACCCACGCCCCCATGCCGGACTGTCAGCCTCAGTGACCCAGGGAATGCTAGTCAGCGGACTGAAACCCGGAAGCCCAAAGTGGCAAAAGAGGACACCTTAAAGACGGTGGCGGTCAGCACGGATGCTTCGGGACTGACATATGACTCGGTTAAGTACACCCTGGTGGTGGATGAGCATGCTAAGCTCGAGCTAGTGAGCATCAAGGACTGTTACAAAGGTTACGAAAGTGACAGTGACAATACAGTCTACGAGTCTGCCATCGACGATGATGACGAGGATCAGGAAGTGGACGATGAGGAGGAAGAGTCTGGAGCCAGGAGCATGAGGAGAGATACTTCCTGTTTGTCTGCGGACTCCACCACAGACACAACCTCAGACGTGCCCCGTTCCCGCAAGTTCATGAACGTCTTTGTGAATGGACGGTCACGTTTCTCTG GGGCTGAGTTTGGATTCTTCTCCTGTGTTATTAATGGAGAGGAAAGAGAACAGAGCCACAGAGCAGTGTTCAG GTTTATCCCTCGCCACGATGATGAATTGGATTTGGAGGCGGATGACCCCTTACTGGTCGAGGTGCAGGCCGAGGATCTTTGGTGCGAGGGCTACAACATGCGCACTGGATCCAGAGGCATCTTTCCTGCATTCTACGCCGTCAAGGTGACAAAGGATGAACTGGTTAAAG AGGTCAAAGGTGACTGGATGGACAAATTCTGGGTGAAATTCCTTGGTTCTGTTCAAGTGCCGTATCACAAAGGGAACGATGTGCTTTGTGCCGCCATGCAGAAG ATAGCATCAAACAGAAGAACAACAATGCAGTTCAGCCCCCCTTCACCTTGTATTCTGGAAATCAACACAAGAGGAGTGAAAATCATTGTTCAGGATGACTGTCGGACGTCTGGAAGG GGTGAAAAGTGCTTTCACTTTTTTCAATTGAAAAACATCTCCTTCTGCGGATGCCATCCAAAGAATAAAAA GTATTTTGGACTAATAACGAAACATCCAGCATACCAGAGATTCGCTTGTCACGTGTTCTTCTCAGAAGATACAAGCACAAAACTGGCTGAATCTGTAGG GAAAGCTTTTCAGCATTTCTACAAAGAACATGTGGAATATTCCTGTCCGACAGAAGACATCTTCCTCGAATGA
- the mapk8ip1a gene encoding C-Jun-amino-terminal kinase-interacting protein 1a isoform X2 — MNEQQKDHMTQPTNGTPRSGWRRGVAELQTEMLHLDLIDAEGGIQEEEEEEEDERRPVDAVDDNHKEEQGAGPPVTQPQLKDFIPAVAMDTYRPKRPTTLNLFPQVPRTQDTINNNSFGEKERRKEKKTHSSSPHIKGDPAAKPEQVSQTDGDKVQARADTKPRGPASSTNKSSAFRSKQQDKLSESLNNPKVVEPLTQTVMREKSTEVTLIEGVLDIPIICKEKARYHTVNGYREQVQYPVENEGTCDQSVDKNKDYRISEGNATEEIHLTPVNGEQERPFLSQSSDSNRMSISSDTELPPLHYYPSAGCPNPSISEEDEVYPPTPPCRTVSLSDPGNASQRTETRKPKVAKEDTLKTVAVSTDASGLTYDSVKYTLVVDEHAKLELVSIKDCYKGYESDSDNTVYESAIDDDDEDQEVDDEEEESGARSMRRDTSCLSADSTTDTTSDVPRSRKFMNVFVNGRSRFSGAEFGFFSCVINGEEREQSHRAVFRFIPRHDDELDLEADDPLLVEVQAEDLWCEGYNMRTGSRGIFPAFYAVKVTKDELVKEVKGDWMDKFWVKFLGSVQVPYHKGNDVLCAAMQKIASNRRTTMQFSPPSPCILEINTRGVKIIVQDDCRTSGRGEKCFHFFQLKNISFCGCHPKNKKYFGLITKHPAYQRFACHVFFSEDTSTKLAESVGKAFQHFYKEHVEYSCPTEDIFLE; from the exons atgaatgaacaacagaag GATCACATGACCCAGCCGACCAATGGCACGCCGAGGAGCGGCTGGAGGAGGGGGGTGGCGGAGCTGCAGACGGAGATGCTTCACTTGGACCTGATTGATGCAGAGGGAGGAATCcaggaagaagaggaagaagaggaggacgAGAGGCGGCCGGTTGATGCAGTCGATGACAACCACAAGGAAGAGCAGGGCGCAGGGCCGCCTGTCACTCAGCCTCAGCTAAAGGATTTCATCCCTGCTGTCGCCATGGATACCTACCGGCCCAAGAGACCCACCACCCTGAATCTTTTCCCTCAAGTGCCAAGGACTCAG gacacaataaataacaattCCTTTGGTGAGAAAGAACGgaggaaagaaaagaaaacccaTTCTTCATCACCACACATTAAAG GAGATCCGGCGGCCAAACCTGAGCAGGTTAGCCAGACCGATGGGGACAAAGTTCAGGCCAGGGCTGACACCAAACCACGAGGCCCTGCCTCCTCTACGAATAAATCCTCAGCCTTTCGCAGCAAGCAGCAGGACAAGTTGTCAGAGTCTTTGAACAACCCCAAAGTGGTGGAGCCCCTCACACAGACAGTCATGAGGGAAAAATCCACGGAAGTGACCCTCATAGAGGGTGTCCTTGACATCCCGATCATTTGCAAGGAAAAAGCCCGGTATCACACCGTCAATGGCTATCGGGAACAAGTGCAGTATCCTGTGGAGAATGAAGGTACGTGTGACCAGTCGGTCGACAAAAACAAGGACTATCGCATTTCGGAAGGAAACGCCACAGAGGAGATCCACCTCACGCCGGTTAACGGTGAACAGGAGCGACCGTTTCTGTCCCAGAGCAGTGACAGCAATCGCATGTCCATTAGTTCAGACACGGAGCTTCCTCCCCTTCACTACTACCCATCGGCGGGTTGTCCAAACCCTTCCATTAGCGAGGAGGATGAGGTGTACCCACCCACGCCCCCATGCCGGACTGTCAGCCTCAGTGACCCAGGGAATGCTAGTCAGCGGACTGAAACCCGGAAGCCCAAAGTGGCAAAAGAGGACACCTTAAAGACGGTGGCGGTCAGCACGGATGCTTCGGGACTGACATATGACTCGGTTAAGTACACCCTGGTGGTGGATGAGCATGCTAAGCTCGAGCTAGTGAGCATCAAGGACTGTTACAAAGGTTACGAAAGTGACAGTGACAATACAGTCTACGAGTCTGCCATCGACGATGATGACGAGGATCAGGAAGTGGACGATGAGGAGGAAGAGTCTGGAGCCAGGAGCATGAGGAGAGATACTTCCTGTTTGTCTGCGGACTCCACCACAGACACAACCTCAGACGTGCCCCGTTCCCGCAAGTTCATGAACGTCTTTGTGAATGGACGGTCACGTTTCTCTG GGGCTGAGTTTGGATTCTTCTCCTGTGTTATTAATGGAGAGGAAAGAGAACAGAGCCACAGAGCAGTGTTCAG GTTTATCCCTCGCCACGATGATGAATTGGATTTGGAGGCGGATGACCCCTTACTGGTCGAGGTGCAGGCCGAGGATCTTTGGTGCGAGGGCTACAACATGCGCACTGGATCCAGAGGCATCTTTCCTGCATTCTACGCCGTCAAGGTGACAAAGGATGAACTGGTTAAAG AGGTCAAAGGTGACTGGATGGACAAATTCTGGGTGAAATTCCTTGGTTCTGTTCAAGTGCCGTATCACAAAGGGAACGATGTGCTTTGTGCCGCCATGCAGAAG ATAGCATCAAACAGAAGAACAACAATGCAGTTCAGCCCCCCTTCACCTTGTATTCTGGAAATCAACACAAGAGGAGTGAAAATCATTGTTCAGGATGACTGTCGGACGTCTGGAAGG GGTGAAAAGTGCTTTCACTTTTTTCAATTGAAAAACATCTCCTTCTGCGGATGCCATCCAAAGAATAAAAA GTATTTTGGACTAATAACGAAACATCCAGCATACCAGAGATTCGCTTGTCACGTGTTCTTCTCAGAAGATACAAGCACAAAACTGGCTGAATCTGTAGG GAAAGCTTTTCAGCATTTCTACAAAGAACATGTGGAATATTCCTGTCCGACAGAAGACATCTTCCTCGAATGA